The Vibrio crassostreae genomic interval GGTCAGCCAGTGCGATCGATGGTGGATCGCCAGCACGGCCGCCCGAAGAACTTTCCATACCAATATGGATCTTGCCGCCTAGGAATGTGCCAACAGTCAGAACCACAGCGCTTGCGCGGAACTTAAGGCCCATTTGTGTAACCACACCTACCACTTGATCCTGTTCAACGATCAAGTCATCAACCGACTGTTGGAACAAAGTCAGGTTTGGCGTGTTTTCAAGAACGTTGCGAACAAAGGCTTTGTAAAGTGCGCGGTCAGCTTGTGCACGAGTAGCACGAACCGCAGGGCCTTTTGATGCATTCAATGTTCTGAACTGAATACCTGCATGATCAATAGCTTGCGCCATTAATCCACCCATTGCATCGACCTCTTTTACCAAGTGGCCCTTACCGATCCCGCCAATGGCTGGGTTACAAGACATTTGTCCTAGTGTATCGATATTATGAGTAAGTAATAACGTACTTTGACCAGTACGTGCAGATGCGAGTGCGGCTTCCGTTCCTGCATGGCCACCACCAACAACGATGACGTCAAATTTTTCGTGATAAAGCATGAACCGACCTCAGGTATTCAAACGTTTTCTAGATTGATAAAAAGGAGCGATATTCTACCTGTTTTCATAGCCTGAGAAAACGTTTTTGGGATTTTTCGAAAAAGCTGTTTTTAATTAATATAGATAAGATCTTTAAGGAGATCTTTTATTAGATCTATTATTAGGATCGAGGGTATCTGTGGATAAGTCGAAAATGATCAACGAGATCATGGATCTTTTTTGGATCAAATGATGTGATCTAACTTTGATCAGGATGAGGATTAGCTGGGATCAAAATGGCTACTTATTCACAGGAGGAAATTAGCCTAAAACTTGTTATTTGGATAACTATAGGTTAATCACCGTATATGTATGATCTTATCCACAGCAGAAATTGAAAATAGATCGCTAATTTTCGATGTTTTTGAAAAAAAGTTATTCACAATCGCGATGTTCAGAGACAAAAAAAGCGGCATAAGCCGCTTTATGAGAAAAGAGAGAGGTTAAAACTGGTCGCTATGATCGTTAAACCAGGCTTCTGCTGCGTCTTCTGGTACCGGAGTTTCCAATACATCGATAGTAAAACAGTCAGAAATAGGCTGAGCACCGAGCTCTTTCATCTGGCTGTGGACTGATTTTCCCGCCAAACAGAAGGTATCGTAACTCGAATCACCCAGCGCCACGACAGCAAAGCGAACCTGGCTTAAATCTGGAGATTGCTGGGTCAATGCGTCAATAAACGGCTTAATATTATCTGGAAATTCACCCGCACCATGAGTTGAAGTCACCAGCAACCAAAAGCCTTGTTGGGGGATATCATCGTATTCAGGCTGATTATGAAGGGTTATCTCATGACCTTGTTCTTCAAGAAGATCATTAAGGTGATCGCCAACGTACTCAGCACCACCTAAGGTGCTACCTGTAATAATGTGGAGCATTAAGCTGTCCTTACTAAAGAAAAAGGCCAGCATGAGCCGGCCTTTAAGGGTTATTTACCAATACAGAAAGAGGTGAAGATACGGCCGAGTAGGTCATCGGAGCTGAACTCACCCGTAATCTCATTAAGGTGTTGCTGCGTTATACGCAGCTCCTCTGCCAAGATTTCACCTGCCATATAGCCTTCTAACTGTTGCTGACCAATATCTAGGTGCTCAGATGCGCGTTCTAGGGCATCTAAGTGGCGACGACGTGCCATGAAGCCACCTTCATTGCCACCCGCAAAGCCCATGCAATCTTTTAAATGATTACGCAGTGCATCAACGCCTTGCCCAGTCTTTGCTGATAGTCGAATCAGAGTTGGATCATTAACATGGCAAATTCCGAGATCTTCACCTGTTTGATCGGCTTTGTTACGAATCACAGTCATTCCGATATTATTCGGCAGACGATCAACGAAATCGGGCCAGATATCTTTCGGGTCGGTTGCATCGGTAGTGGTGCCATCGACCATAAATAAAACGCGATCGGCTTGAGTAATTTCTTCCCAAGCGCGTTCAATACCGATTTTTTCGACTTCATCCGAGGCTTCACGCAGGCCTGCGGTATCAATAATGTGCAGTGGCATACCATCAATATGGATATGTTCACGCAGTACATCACGGGTGGTACCAGCAATATCAGTCACAATCGCGGAGTCTTTACCCGATAATGCATTCAGTAAGCTCGACTTACCGGCATTAGGACGACCTGCAATCACCACCTTCATGCCTTCACGCATAATTGCACCTTGATTGGCTTCTTGGCGAACCGCTTCAAGATTGTCGATGATAGCTTGTAAGTCAGCACTTACTTTACCGTCAGCAAGGAAATCAATCTCTTCTTCTGGGAAGTCGATAGCGGCTTCAACATAGATGCGTAAGTGAATCAGAGAGTCCACCAGCGTATTAATGCGTTTTGAGAACTCACCTTGCAGCGATTGCAGGGCTGATTTCGCCGCTTCTTCTGAACTGGCATCAATGAGGTCGGCAATCGCTTCTGCTTGGGTTAGATCCATCTTATCGTTCAAGAAGGCACGCTCCGAGAACTCACCTGGGCGTGCTGCGCGTAGCCCTGGAATCGCAAGGATGCGTTTGATGAGCATATCCATTACCACAGGACCACCGTGGCCTTGTAGCTCTAATACGTCTTCGCCAGTAAACGAGTGCGGGTTAGGAAAGTAAAGCGCGATACCTTGGTCTAGCTCTAAACCATCGTGAGATTTAAAAGGGGTGTACTCAGCGTAACGTGGTTTCAGTACTTTGCCGGTAACTTCAAGCGCAACTTGGGCTGCTTGTGGGCCTGAAACGCGAATAATACCGACGCCGCCACGGCCGGGTGCAGTCGCTTGAGCAACAATCGTATCTGTAGTCATAGTTGTGCCTGCTAGCATGTGAAAGCCAAAAAGGGGCGCTCACGATTAATCAATTAGCTGAATTG includes:
- the mioC gene encoding FMN-binding protein MioC; amino-acid sequence: MLHIITGSTLGGAEYVGDHLNDLLEEQGHEITLHNQPEYDDIPQQGFWLLVTSTHGAGEFPDNIKPFIDALTQQSPDLSQVRFAVVALGDSSYDTFCLAGKSVHSQMKELGAQPISDCFTIDVLETPVPEDAAEAWFNDHSDQF
- the mnmE gene encoding tRNA uridine-5-carboxymethylaminomethyl(34) synthesis GTPase MnmE — its product is MTTDTIVAQATAPGRGGVGIIRVSGPQAAQVALEVTGKVLKPRYAEYTPFKSHDGLELDQGIALYFPNPHSFTGEDVLELQGHGGPVVMDMLIKRILAIPGLRAARPGEFSERAFLNDKMDLTQAEAIADLIDASSEEAAKSALQSLQGEFSKRINTLVDSLIHLRIYVEAAIDFPEEEIDFLADGKVSADLQAIIDNLEAVRQEANQGAIMREGMKVVIAGRPNAGKSSLLNALSGKDSAIVTDIAGTTRDVLREHIHIDGMPLHIIDTAGLREASDEVEKIGIERAWEEITQADRVLFMVDGTTTDATDPKDIWPDFVDRLPNNIGMTVIRNKADQTGEDLGICHVNDPTLIRLSAKTGQGVDALRNHLKDCMGFAGGNEGGFMARRRHLDALERASEHLDIGQQQLEGYMAGEILAEELRITQQHLNEITGEFSSDDLLGRIFTSFCIGK